The nucleotide sequence GCTGTGAATACCTTGATGTTCTGCAAAGATACTAAACCAACCATTGTCTAAGTTATGAGTAACGGTGAACAAATAGCTGTATTCGGTGTTTTTACCGCTTAAGAATCTATCAATGATACCGTTTGCTACCAACACCACACGAGGGATAGGCTCTGCTTGAAAGATAGCTGCTACTTTGGGAGAGAGTGCCGGTATTGACTCGTAGTAATATCGCTTGTTTGGTAAGAAATTCACCCCTGCATAAAGAGATATGGAAGGTGTGAGATTGCGCCATCTAAAAGAGTTATTAGCCTTCCAACTGTAAATACTCGGCTCTTCATCTAAAAAAGCAGGTTTAAAGAGTAAATACTTAGCTCCGATAGTATTGTTCACAAAGCCAAAGTGCGAAGTCGTACCATTAGATGCAATTGTACGGTCATAAGCAAGAGTACCATTGAGCATCACTTCCAATTCTTCTTTATAAAAACCATAACGCACTGCATAGTTCATTCCCGTAAAATCCATAGAAGTGCCTGTCTCTTTGTGGTGGTTGTGCTCGTACCATAAACCTCCTTCAAATTGTAATACTCTCGCCCCTACTGCATAAGCACTTTGTGAAGTGCCTGGGAGGTTTGAGTTAATAATTTCAGTGTATTGTGCCTTTGCCAAAAACGGAAAAGCACAAAGCATTAGCAAGTATATTTTCTTCATTGTATGTGAATATTTTAGGCGACAAAGGTAGGAAAAAGTTTTTTACTATACAACTTTTATAACCTAAACACGTTCTTCTTCACTTTCAACTTTCCCTTTACATCGTAAACGATACCGTCTTCTTTTAAGTAATTTTCTATATTCATTTGCAGAAATTCTTGGTGCGCCACGCAAAGCACCACTACATCGTTGTGGGTAGGCAGGTTTTGTGATTTAGTAGCTACCTCAATGCCGTACTCTTCAAGAGCGCGCTTAGGGTCTGCACAAGGGTCATACACTGTAATATTGTTAGTAAAATTTTCAAGGGTACGGTAGATATCCACTACTTTCGTATTGCGAGTGTCGGGGCAGTTTTCTTTGAATGTAAAACCTAAGAGCAGGATTCGGCTGTCCTTCACAGGCATACCTTGTAAACACAAGCGGTTGATAATCTGATAGGCGATATAGCCTCCCATCGAGTCGTTCGTCTTGCGTGCTTCCATCATTAAGCGTGGCGATACGCCGTGCAGTTTAGCTTTTTGTATGAGGTAGTAAGGGTCTACCCCTATACAGTGTCCACCTACCAGACCGGGGCGGAAGGGCAAGAAGTTCCACTTGCTACTCGCTGCATCTATCACCGCATTAGTATCAATCTCTAAAATATTGAATATCTTCGCTATCTCATTCATAAAGGCGATATTCACATCACGCTGAGCGTTCTCTATCACTTTGGCGGCTTCGGCTACTTTTATAGACGGGGCAAGGTAAGTGCCTCCCCTCAGCACTGAATTGTAGAGCGTATCTATTTCCTGTGCTACCTCGGGGGTAGAGCCTGAGGTAATCTTGCAGATAGTCTCCACGGTATGGTGCTTATCACCAGGGTTGATGCGCTCAGGCGAGTAACCCACAAAGAAATCGCGGTTGTATGCAAGCCCCGACACGCTTTCCAAGATAGGCACACACACCTCTTCCGTCACTCCTGGGTAAACAGTCGATTCGTAAATCACTATATCTCCTTTTTTTAGCAATGCACCTACTGTTTGGCTCGCTTCGCGCAAAGCGGTAAGGTCAGGTTGCTGATAGAGGTCGATAGGTGTAGGTACTGCCACTATGTACACATTACAATCCTTAGCGTCATTTGGGTTTGCAGTGCAAATGAGGTGGGTAGCCAATCGCTCTTTAAGGATTTCACTACCGATTTCGCCCGTAGTGTCAATACCCGTGTTGAGGCTCTCCACTCGCGCCGTATAGGGGTCGTAACCCACTGTGGGATATTTTTTGGCAAACAGACAAGCTAAGGGGAAACCCACATAACCCAGCCCAATAATGCCTATTTTATATGATTTCATCTAAATAATTAACAATTCACAATTAATAATTAACAATCCTTTCCCAAAACTCCGCCTCGTCCAGCTGGGCAGAAAGTCCTCTCCTCTGCCCCCTATTACCTGAGGCTTATGCCCCAAAGCTTAGTGCCTAAATCATATTATACTGTTTTAGTTTGCGATATAGCGTCCGCTCCGAAATCCCCAAGGCTTTGGCGGTTTCCTTGCGCTTGCCACCGTTGTGTTCTAACGACTTGCGTATCATCTCGCGCTCTTGCTCTTGAAGTGAAAAACGCTCTTCTTCCGCAGCTTCCTCATAGTCGTACACCTCTTCGTGAGATAGGATTTCCTTCTCGGTAGGAGGTACGGGAATGATAGAATAAGCCGGAGAGCTCGCCTCATTCTTGTGTGAATCATTGCCGTAGATGCGGTGAATAAGTCCCTCGTTGTCCTGTTGTACTTGGGCTGAATTGCCGTGTTGTAACAGTTCAAGGGTAAGCTTTTTCAAGTCGTTGAGGTCAGATTTCATATCGAAAAGCACCTTGTAAAGTAACTCGCGTTCGTTGCTAAAATCACTATCCTGGCGCGCTTGCTGAGGTACAACCTGTGGTAGATTGCTACCCTCATCGGGTAAGTAGGTGCGCAAAATACTCGCCGTAATATCCCTGCGCTGTTCAAGTACCGAAATCTGCTCGGCTACATTCCGCAACTGACGGATATTCCCGCTCCAACGGTAGTTCGTGAGCAGATGTACCGCATCTTCGCTGAGCTTCACAGGAGGCATTTTGTATTTCTCGGCAAAATCCGAAGCAAACTTGCGGAAAAGCAAGTGGATATCGTCTTTGCGTTCGCGCAAAGGAGGCAAATGTATCTCTACTGTGCTGAGTCGGTAATAAAGGTCTTCGCGAAAACGTCCTTTTTTAATAGCTTCTTGCATTTGCACATTGGTAGCTGCCACAATGCGTACATTTGTCTTCTGCACTACCGACGAACCTACTTTTATGAACTCGCCGTTCTCGAGCACCCGCAAGAGGCGCACTTGGGTAGTGAGGGGCAATTCACCTACCTCGTCCAAGAAGATAGTCCCGCCATCGGCTTCCTCAAAATATCCACTGCGGGTAGCGGTAGCTCCCGTAAAAGCGCCTTTTTCGTGACCAAAAAGTTCCGAATCAATAGTCCCTTCGGGGATTGCTCCGCAGTTTACGGCTATGTATTTGCCGTGTTTGCGTAGAGACAGCGAGTGAATGATGCGCGGTATAACCTCTTTTCCCACCCCACTTTCTCCGGTGATGAGTACCGAAATGTCAGTAGGGGCTACTTGTATGGCTTTTTCGATAGCGCGATTTAGCTTAGGGTCGTTGCCAATAATGCTAAATCGCTGTTTTATAGCTTGTATATTTTCCACTTTTTTAGTTGAGAGTTTATGAACGGCAAAGGTACGAATATTTTTTTGAATTTATGTCAGTTCGATATAACAAAAAGCTATTTTTCAATCGCTTTTCCTCCGCCTTTCTGCCACCACACTCCCACTAAACTCCTCCCCACAAATTTGCTAATTTCCAAATTTCCCAATTTGCTAATTCTCTTCCCCGTCGCTACATTCCCCCTTTCAAGGTAGCCAGCGACAGCTGGGTATGTGTAAAGGGGGATGTTTTATCATTTTTTTCCGCCACTACACTCCCCCTTTTCGGTCACTAAATTCTCCTTTACTGTCGCTACATTCCCCCTCTCCTTGGGAGAAGTCTCCGAATAGGAGAGTATGTGAACGGGGTGAGGATTCCTTTTCTTTCGCCTCGAAACCCCGTTTTTAACATTTTTAGCGTTGTTGTATTATATTATGAATCAACTACTTATATACCCTTTCTATACCAATCGTCCAAGATTCGTATAAGCTTCCTATAAGCTCTCTATAAGCTAACCCCACCCTTCTCACAGCCTTTTTTTACCAAAACCCCTCTCAGCTCTCTTCCGAACTTTTCTGTTTCCTTCCGAATACTCCTAACAGTCACCAACACATCGCTTTTTCATCTCAAACTTTGCCAAAGTTGAATAAACTAACAAACCCTCCGCTAGTGCAATTCTTGTAGCCTCCTCCTCATTCTCCCATTTCCACATTTTCTCATTTCCACATTTTCTCATTCTCTCATTTTCTCATTTCCACATTTTCTTTATCTTTGCAAAAAAAATATGTTTTTAAT is from Capnocytophaga ochracea DSM 7271 and encodes:
- a CDS encoding transporter, encoding MKKIYLLMLCAFPFLAKAQYTEIINSNLPGTSQSAYAVGARVLQFEGGLWYEHNHHKETGTSMDFTGMNYAVRYGFYKEELEVMLNGTLAYDRTIASNGTTSHFGFVNNTIGAKYLLFKPAFLDEEPSIYSWKANNSFRWRNLTPSISLYAGVNFLPNKRYYYESIPALSPKVAAIFQAEPIPRVVLVANGIIDRFLSGKNTEYSYLFTVTHNLDNGWFSIFAEHQGIHSQHYNDQITRLGVAFLLSDKIQLNADMGFGWKDTPQRYMGLFGASYRIDNHNSYIKKVLSETIETTKIQHKKKPKRNRRNAIDPD
- a CDS encoding sigma-54 interaction domain-containing protein, with product MENIQAIKQRFSIIGNDPKLNRAIEKAIQVAPTDISVLITGESGVGKEVIPRIIHSLSLRKHGKYIAVNCGAIPEGTIDSELFGHEKGAFTGATATRSGYFEEADGGTIFLDEVGELPLTTQVRLLRVLENGEFIKVGSSVVQKTNVRIVAATNVQMQEAIKKGRFREDLYYRLSTVEIHLPPLRERKDDIHLLFRKFASDFAEKYKMPPVKLSEDAVHLLTNYRWSGNIRQLRNVAEQISVLEQRRDITASILRTYLPDEGSNLPQVVPQQARQDSDFSNERELLYKVLFDMKSDLNDLKKLTLELLQHGNSAQVQQDNEGLIHRIYGNDSHKNEASSPAYSIIPVPPTEKEILSHEEVYDYEEAAEEERFSLQEQEREMIRKSLEHNGGKRKETAKALGISERTLYRKLKQYNMI
- a CDS encoding nucleotide sugar dehydrogenase, yielding MKSYKIGIIGLGYVGFPLACLFAKKYPTVGYDPYTARVESLNTGIDTTGEIGSEILKERLATHLICTANPNDAKDCNVYIVAVPTPIDLYQQPDLTALREASQTVGALLKKGDIVIYESTVYPGVTEEVCVPILESVSGLAYNRDFFVGYSPERINPGDKHHTVETICKITSGSTPEVAQEIDTLYNSVLRGGTYLAPSIKVAEAAKVIENAQRDVNIAFMNEIAKIFNILEIDTNAVIDAASSKWNFLPFRPGLVGGHCIGVDPYYLIQKAKLHGVSPRLMMEARKTNDSMGGYIAYQIINRLCLQGMPVKDSRILLLGFTFKENCPDTRNTKVVDIYRTLENFTNNITVYDPCADPKRALEEYGIEVATKSQNLPTHNDVVVLCVAHQEFLQMNIENYLKEDGIVYDVKGKLKVKKNVFRL